The genomic window aaaagataggtggggcatgatggcagctgagtatacacccaaagagcctttagaaggtcagaactctgatttgatcaaccagcagaaaaataatcacatggcagaaagggattacctgataagtcagccaaaaagcaatcagatagcagaaatggattacacttggggagaatataggccttttaaaccaacagggctgtgtccagtgcaaacaactccaatgtaattgccagatgatgagaagagatttataaagtggtaaatagaaggaaattagataggctaactgcctgggagagagggtttgcttgtattttaaccgacagaaggaaacagatgaagaaggaaatagcttGTTGCcgaacaagcacctggagagagagagaaaaagagaaaaacatcaaaacaaaggagaagatctaagaaacatgtgacactgaaagatcatggctaataagactgttaaagaactttaaaaccagcaggaatcattggatttcctaacaaaagatgagactaatggacaatggacttatggacattgaTAAATTCTCAATTTGATcatgttacatcacttctagcatgtgttatgttactgtgttcatataatttatgaaattatgtgtaatacctcccatattgatggatttatgtttcaaggtcatgaccaccctatgttctaaatcaaaagaaagggggagatccTAACAAAAACTCATGccattaaaacaattattttcccaAGTATGGATAGGAAAAAAGTTCTTAATCAAATTAATGATagaggcaattacaaaagataaaatgaataccTATGATAACATGaatctgaaaaattaaatttctatggtaagagaaaaagtaaaaatgggaaattaaaaCCTTTGTTTCATATTTCTCATATAACAATTTGTTATTCAAGAAAAAATGCACACACaagatatttatatgtaaaatgcacATATATCCAGAAGTTATTCCATAATATATGTGGTCAAAGGATACACACcaacatttataaaaagaattgcaaactgtTTTAACAATCATATGAAAACAATGCTTCAAATCAATAGtagtaagagaaatacaaaaacaatccTCAAAGTTCACATAAAATATTGTACATTAGCAAAGCTTAGCAAAGATGGGAATTTTTTGGAGAGGTTGAGTACATTGTAGGTACAGGTATGAATCAATACAAACTCATATTGTTATAAAGCATCCTGGGCTTATACAAAGTAATCAAAATGTACTCTATGTACCCATTTGACCCAAATATTCTATTACAAGGCTTACAATCACGGATGTGCTGAAGCCAGCTTGAACTGGTTTCATGAGAACTTAtccttaaatttttcaaagtgaGCAATTAATTACACCTCAAAAATCAGCACACTACAAAGCAGGGCTTGAGATGTGGTTTTGTTGATTgttaagaattaagaaaaatggagaaagtgttaataatgaaAACTGAACTTAAAAAACATATCATGTGTACATTTCTTCCCCAGAGAAtcaattcttaaatatttatgttttaagcCAAAGGGATCATTGGTAATAAAAAAAGTCCCtctatacaccaaaatatttatagcagcatttttttgtggtggcaaagaattggaagcaaaGTAGATGCCCACTAGTTAATatactaaaagaaatgatgaatatgatgaatacacagaagcatggaaagatttacatgttcTGAAGCAGTAGAGAAAGcacaaacaatgaaaatgaatatgTCAACAGAAGGAATAATTGGAAATAGCCAAAAATGAATGctggaaaattacaaagaacaagtaTGGAtccaagaaaaaatgagaagaaacctCCACCCGACTACTCTACAGAAGTAGGAGAGGTCTATGGACATTAGACACtgaatatattttcactttttcagtACTGATCTGTTTTGCTaactttcttcctatttttatttatttattttaaaatatttgttatataggaTGGTACTCTGACAGGTGGTAGGAGGACAGATattggaagagatctcagtgatattaaaaaacaaactaaaaatagaagatataaatgtaaattttatttaaaacctaACAATTGCTAGACCTTTTCCAAAGTGATTTAAAAACGACCTCATAAATATGGGTATCATAGAGAACCACATTGTTATGCCAAGGAAGGTTAAATGATAATAAAGTTGCAAACTCTTGTTTAGATTGtttagatcagtggtcctcaaactttttaaataaggggccagttcactgtccctcagactgttgaagggccagactatagtaaaaataaaaactcacactctgtctccacccttcagcccatttgccataacctggcaggacGAATAAactcctcagcaggccgcatctggccagagggcagtagtttgagaaccactggtttAGATCCTTAAAGCCATAAATATTCCTAATTTGCAAGGTTAGTATATTAGCCAAGAAGAAAACAGATATTCAGAAACAAAttgtattattgaaaataatttgtaatttttattggaaagtactcatttttaaaagggcacattaacaaaatttattaaaacacaatttaattgaattattccAAATATTAATACAGTACTTTACTAAGAAATTAAAAGTTTTCACTCTCCTGCTCTACTTTTTAGTACTATATTATTTGgggttttaatatataattaggaATTACCTCTTTGGTTACTGACAACATTTTTGTAATGTTTGCTTTTTATTCAGACTGTAGTTTCGAGAATGGGAAGAAAAGCTTGAGTATAAGCACTAAGGCTTATTAGAATTCTACATACTGAGAAATAAATTTCATGGCTTTACCAATGACCATAAGTGCTGCTTCAACTTCATTCCCAAAATCTACTATTCCCATCTTCTATACATTCCAGTCTGTACCAAGTTGCCAAAAAGTGGTTTAGCTAAATGGTACAAAATGGAGAATAAAGTGCACAACTTTAAGAAGAAACTGAAAGTGTTACTTCACTGAGATTTATCAATCATTTACACACATGAAAAAAACTTCATATCTGTTATTTACAACTTGTTAAACTCAAAACCTGTTGCTAATTCAGTGGTCTGAGCCAAAATACAGTACCAAGACTTCCctctgataaaaaataaataattaattctgtttttgCAACTAGATAAGGaccttgctaaaaaaaaatactgtgtaCTAGAAACCATAAGCTACATATACATCCAAAATGAATCATgtccttaaaaggaaaaaacatttacatataaattatcCCATACAGATGTCATACGATTTTTCTCATATAAACCAGATCCAATATCTGAGATAGCTATGAATAGTTATTGCTCAGTACCTCCAAAATTTTGTAAGGCGACCCCCCCCCAGTTTGCATGGGGAAATCGGGGGGGCACAAGTTCCTTCCAGGACTACACTATATGTTGAGaggtagaaaataagaaaaaatccatagaaaatGGATATTATTTTTGGAATGTGAAGAATATTATTTCTGCTGTTCATACTTACATTGTAGAACTAATTAAACACTTTTAgagtttaaaaagttaaaaattacaTTCCTTACTCATCAACAAAACTTTTGTGTTTAGACTTCACTTTTCTTAAAGGTTCAAATGTAATGAAGGACACAAAGTCATTACCCAAAGGACCTACactgctcttttctttttctgaaaaatttttaaattatgggaAAAATTTTGAAGTGTTTTATGAAAACCAATGCAAATATATTAGATAAAATTGACATTTACTTTTGGGTTAAAAATCTAAACAGTATGGAAATTTGAACATTAGGAAACTTTTTAAGCACCCTGAAAAAGAGTATCTGAAATTTCAAAACCTGAAAGTTTTCAAAAGTACAAGAAAGCATAATTTCTCCCATAATTTAATTCATCTTTGGCATTTTTCCAGTAGTTCTTTAAAGCAAAACACTATCAACAAATATTATATGACATTTTGATTTTTGAGGGTCAATTTTACATCAATTTAACAAGAATAATTTGGATAAGGTAATAGTGAACATTATAGATGTTGTCGGTATTAATActgctaaattttattttctattcactgTAAATACCTGGGGGCTGGGGCCAACACTTTCAGGACAGATATTTCAAAGTACTAATAACAGTAAACAATCTGACAACTTCCACTAATAAAATTTAgtaggaaactatatcttacaaATGGCACTATTCTAGTTATACAAAATgcaattataaataatgcttatgATCTTTTCTGTCCTACATGTCCTGTATTCTAGATGACCGCCATATGAGAATTCATTTAAAATGCATCACTTTTGAATATATCTTTCCTATGGAAAAAGATCCATTCAAAAGAATGACTATAGAGGGGAGGAAGGAGCCTGGGGAGACAGTTAATCTTAAATTAAGTGTTGTGTGAAATTTGCCAACATCTAGATGTTGCTATTTCCtggtaaatttgagaatcatcttcATTAAAGTATCTTGGCTTTACTTTTGCCATTTGTTGTATTAAAGAggtataataaagagaaaatggtCACTAGGTGAGATGGATTAATTCAATTGAAGTTGGTCTTTCTTAAATGTCTATTGGGAATTTCTATAGCACTGACTTGAAGAGGCCAAGATCCACCATCAATACCTGCTTGAATAGCTACTCCCATCACAACAGCCAGGTCAGGGTCTACAGATGTGTTGGGACTCTTTCCAAAGAACTCTTGAATCAGTTGGCGTATTCGGGGAATACGAGTAGAACCCCCTACCAAAACCACTTCATCAATCTCAGTTTTCTGCAGATTTCCTTCTTTCAGCACTTGCTGAATTGGTACAAGAATTTTTTGAAAGAGATCCTCATTCAATGTATCAAAcagtttccttgaaatttctgttTCAAAAAGGACCTGACTTAGTTTTCCATCTCTTTCAGAAGAATTAACTCTGAACATAATATTCTTATTATGGGAACTTTCTGGAGACAGTTTGTCCTCTGAAGGTTTACTTTCATGTTCCTCATTTTGTTCAGAATCCTTTAAGTCTTTAGTTTTCTCTAAAGTAAGCGACACTGAAATCCAGGCAGAATGATGAAGAGTCAGATTTAACTTGACCATTTCCACAGCCTGTCTTAATCGATGgatttcttctttcctggaagGTAGGGACCCATAAGTTTGATAAATCTGCTTGTATAAGTATTGAAGCAATCTCTGATTGAAATCTTGACCTCCAAGTTTATTATttcctaagtttaaaaaaaaaaaaaaagaacatgagaaTTTAAATAATGTTTGGCATCaatacaattttgttttattttgttttaagtaacagattttttttccccactgtctactttgaaagaaatgattttttaaacatCTCAGACAGTATGAAGGAAAGTAAagtataaaactgaaaatatagaTGAAGTTATGAaggctttaaatatcaaaaaGGTGACATATTTTTTGGGAGATAGCAGAAAATCATCAGATCTCATTGAAGCAGGAGTGGAGGAATGACATTATCATACCAACCTATGTTTTAAAAACTCACCTAGTGGTTATGTGAAGGATGGACTAGAATTGAGGTCTTGCCACAGAGGATTAAAATACATTGCTATTGAAACAATCTAATGAAATGTATTAAAGACTGATAGTTACAGTaagatcaaatacagatttattgaagataggggaaaaaaagggagtgCTTATAGGCAGCAGAGAAGAATcctgtatatatagagagattgaAGAGTAGAGAGAATAGTATAGGTTACTTGCtggagaaaaatggagagaatggCATCAAAGGTTCAAATAGAAGAGGTAGCATTAGTAAAAAGAAGAGTTAACTCTtcatctgaaactcaaaagaaggggaaaatagtgGGGAAAGATGTCTAAATGatataaaatgaggagggaaaaagaagaagttTTTGTTGAATAGCTTTGACCTTTTTCAGTGAAGTATGAAATGAATACCTCTGCTGAGAAGGTAGAGGCCGCTTGCAAAAAATGAGGTCTAAAACAGCTGTTATGGAATGAGATAGTGAACAGATTTAGGTAGGAATAAAATGTTTGCAGTACTTTAATAAAGACAAGGTTGAGATTAAATAACATAAATCAATTTTCATGATTTCCTCCAGCTCCAATCAGCACTATGTCCATAAGAATGAAGGAAGTAGATGATGGGATTATTCCAAGATTGAGGTTTACAGTTAAGCAATAAGAAAAGAGCAAGTGATGTAAGAGTAGAAGATAGTCTAAAATGTTCAGTCATCTTGTTTATTGATTAAGAAATTGATTAAGTTAATTGATTAAGAAAtcaattctattaattttttaagaaatttgccccctttcatatatttatgtccaaaaataatttaagtatatTAATGAGCAACAATAGACTACATACcttatatatttatactatattttaGATTGTGTCAGAACACAGTTTCAAAAAGCAACTCAGaacttttattgatataattttaagCTTATGTAAAATGGTATAAATTATGCATATTACCAAAATAGacacagaaggtaaaataatcatTCTGTTCACTAGAAAGGCATTATGAGTTGAACCTCTATAAACTCTTACCTGCCATGGCTCGGGTTAAAAACATTCCTCCTTGTTTGTTGAGTAAGGAAACATCTAGTGTTCCTCCACCCAAATCTACCACCAAGACATTAAAAACATCCGCCTTGTGGAGTCCATAAGCCATAGCTGCAGCTGTGGGCTCATTAATTACTCTTAAGATTTTTAATCctagaagatgaaaaagaaaaccaattaatgAGGGGGAAATTATTTATAGATGAAAGAATCAAAGAAGACATCACTGAGGAGGTGGCAGTGGAACTGAAccttaaagataaagaaatggagcAATTTCAGATTAGGAAACAAGAAGTCAATAAAATCAATTAGCagtcacatttattaagtacctagtatttactgctgagaatagaaagaatgaaGTAATGCTTAAGCTTACATTTGAATGAATAATGAAGCAAAAGAGAATTGGACCTGTTTggcaggggtgggggaagagtAATCAGTAATTTATTTAGTTGGAAAATACAATGGGTTGTTACAATTGatccttcattctagaagaggagCAAGACTACAAGaaagtgatgccatgacttgcaagtcaTCAGCCTTATTCTGTGATCTGCATCATCTGGGTTTAGAGACAAGATAaggatcaggatgactggagatgtaGTGggggaccttggcctttttaagttgtCTTTTTCAGGTTTAGTTTGACTGAAGAAACAATCATTCAATAATTAAGGCAGAATATTGGGAAAGAAGACTGGAGAGTTAAAGTGAAGTCAGATGTGGGAGGACTCTGAATTTCAGCCATGAATATGGTTTGCAAAATGAAGTCAAGGGaccaagcaattattaagtatcaATGACTCAGCCTCTCTGGCCACTTTCTCCAGACTGCCTTCATCTGCACTCATTTTCCTTGTATCACTCTGATCAAGCTAGAGTAGTTAGAATactcagattctctcccttctttcatcTACTCCTTTGAGGTTCATGCTATTCACATCAACCATCCAATCAAAATCCTAGTAGCTGTTGTCCACAAGTCTCTAGATTactcttttttcttcaataagTTTGATACCTAGCTTACCATTTAGTTCCTCAAATCATTCACACCCCATAAACTATTCTTCTACCTGATGGCTCAGGAACACAAGATGGTCATACCCTTCTCCATCTTGCTGTGACCCACAGTTCAATTATCTGATCATAATCTATTGGCCTTTTACCTGTCTTCCCTCATCCAACCCACTCTTCTTGAATACCTCCAATCCCTTCCTTGACCACTTAATTTTCTCTCAGGCTATCTAGCCTATATTAGttactctttcctcttcccctccactcccATCTTGACTTGCTGGTGAATCAATTCAATTTTATACTATCCTCCTCCCTTTAATGCCTAGCACCCTTGTCATATTACTGATTATACCCAGCCAAGCCTTTAGTCACTCCTGCTATTCTTACATAGGAGAATGaatgaaggtggagaaaatcaAGCAACCATTCTGATTGGATTCATTAAAATTAGTATTACATAATCTCAACCAGGTCCTACCTAGTGCTAGGCAATCCTACTGTATCTCTTTATCAACTCACTATTTCACTCTCCATAGAGACTCAAAGCCTTTTCATTCTCCTCAAATCTCccatcttccctttccctcatctcAATTGAGAACTTTGccttatatttttatagaaaaaaaaaaatgaggctctTCCCTGTGATTTCCTTCACatgccttcctcttcctctcccaccaCTCAGATATCTTCTGCCACTTTCTCCTTCACTCCTGTCTCACATGATAAAGTGATGTTATTTCTTCCCAAAGTTAACCCTTCTCCTTGTTCAGATGATTCCTTCTTATGTCCTCTAACAGGTTGCTCCTTCTGTTGTCCCCAcactttcacttattttcaaacCCCTGTTTGGGTTCATTTCCTACTGCCTACAAATACACCCACATCTCCCCTATACGGAAAGAAACTTCACTTGATCCTTCCCATTTCTGCTATTACATCTTTTCTAAACTTAAGCTAAACTACTCAAAAAGGCTATCTATAATAGatgtctccattttcttcttaatcCCTCTGGGTTCTGGTTCAACCTTCCACcaaaactgctctttccaaagttactaatgatctcttagttgccacATCCAGTGGTTTTTTCCTTAACTTTCcttcttcttgacttttctgtaACCTTTGGCACTACTTATCATACTCTCCCCTCCTTGATAGTCTCTTTTCTCCAGGTTTTCAGAACACCAATTTCTCCAATTTCTCTTCCTagctattctctttctccttcagatCACGTCTAACTATAGGTATCCCCCAGAATTCTGACTtgggcccttttcccttctccttccacaACTACCTACTCATTCTTTCCTGCAAACTTCCCATACTCCCATTTTCCCAACCATCCTCACAATAGAAGGCAATGCCATCTTCATAGTCCCTCAGGCATGCAACTTATGAATCATCCTAAATTCCTTACTGTCTCTTAGTCCCCATATCCAAGCCATTACCAAACCATTAACTTCACCTCTGTAACACTCTTGAAtacatttccttttctgctttcatTTAGTGAAGGTCCTCATTATCTCACACTTGGATTATTGTTAGAGCCTATTAGTGGGTTTGTCTACTTcaattccaatccattctccattaaGCCATaaatgtgattttcctaaatcacaGGTCTAATCATTTCACCTCTCCTCTCCCAATTCAATAAATCCCAGTGGTTTCTCTATTACTCTACTTAGTATTCAAAGCTTTTTATAAGCAAACCACCTTCTACATTCCTAgtttccttatattttatttcctgacATTTTTGACCTCAATTCTTTaatccaatgacactggcctcctaGCTCCATGCATAAAACGCTCCATCTCTAGGCTCTTGGCATTCTCTTTGGCTGCTCCCCATGACTGGTATGCTCTCCTTTCTTCACTCTGATTACAGACTTCCTTGACTTCCttttaagttccaaataaaatctcatcttctaaaCAAAGCCTTTCCCCCAGCCCCTCTTAATTTCAGTGCCTTTCCCTCTGTTgactatttcctatttttcttgtatagaacTTGTATTTGCTTCATGTTCTCTCCCCCATTATAAGCTTCTCGAAAGCAGGGTCtaaattttgcctctttttgtatccctaacttttagcagagtgcctggcacgttaataaatgtttactgattaattaatcacaacaaccctgtgaggtaggtgctattattaatcttACCACTATAGAAttacaaaactgaggcaaacaaaagtaacttgcccagaatcacacagctaataattgtctcAGGAAGGATCTGAAGGATCTAAACACAAGGCTTCTGACcctaggtccagtgttctatcccctGTACTACCCTGACACTCTTGGGAGTGTTACCGAAAGTTTTTGAGAATTGGAATTATATACAGGGACAATGCATGGACAAAATTTTATGTAGGGAGGCCTGCTGCAAAgactagaagagactcttaaaccTTTCAAAATGCTGATACAGATGAGGA from Sminthopsis crassicaudata isolate SCR6 chromosome 3, ASM4859323v1, whole genome shotgun sequence includes these protein-coding regions:
- the HSPA13 gene encoding heat shock 70 kDa protein 13 isoform X2 — its product is MVSFTETDVHVGYDGLELADSNPQNTIYDAKRFIGKIFTQEELETESSRYPFKVLNNNGTAEFSVTSNGTITVSPEYIGTQLLLKLKKMAEDYFGMPVSNAVISVPAEFDLRQRNCTIQAANLAGLKILRVINEPTAAAMAYGLHKADVFNVLVVDLGGGTLDVSLLNKQGGMFLTRAMAGNNKLGGQDFNQRLLQYLYKQIYQTYGSLPSRKEEIHRLRQAVEMVKLNLTLHHSAWISVSLTLEKTKDLKDSEQNEEHESKPSEDKLSPESSHNKNIMFRVNSSERDGKLSQVLFETEISRKLFDTLNEDLFQKILVPIQQVLKEGNLQKTEIDEVVLVGGSTRIPRIRQLIQEFFGKSPNTSVDPDLAVVMGVAIQAGIDGGSWPLQVSAIEIPNRHLRKTNFN
- the HSPA13 gene encoding heat shock 70 kDa protein 13 isoform X1, which codes for MAGEITILGSAVLTLLLAGYWAQQYLPLPTPKVIGIDLGTTYCSVGAFLPGTGKVKVIPDESGHNSIPSMVSFTETDVHVGYDGLELADSNPQNTIYDAKRFIGKIFTQEELETESSRYPFKVLNNNGTAEFSVTSNGTITVSPEYIGTQLLLKLKKMAEDYFGMPVSNAVISVPAEFDLRQRNCTIQAANLAGLKILRVINEPTAAAMAYGLHKADVFNVLVVDLGGGTLDVSLLNKQGGMFLTRAMAGNNKLGGQDFNQRLLQYLYKQIYQTYGSLPSRKEEIHRLRQAVEMVKLNLTLHHSAWISVSLTLEKTKDLKDSEQNEEHESKPSEDKLSPESSHNKNIMFRVNSSERDGKLSQVLFETEISRKLFDTLNEDLFQKILVPIQQVLKEGNLQKTEIDEVVLVGGSTRIPRIRQLIQEFFGKSPNTSVDPDLAVVMGVAIQAGIDGGSWPLQVSAIEIPNRHLRKTNFN